One segment of Dehalococcoidia bacterium DNA contains the following:
- a CDS encoding glycosyltransferase family 2 protein, translating to MAVTGPAAISATWPAPQVALPGADAIAFPVGKELRERLAQRLLEILPGAAALFLITSLVWGTFLVPLPLAIMLLAFDVYWLWRSVNGAIHIVRGHSVLKREAKVDWRERYEAAKAAGKAYLRWEDVRHVVIIPSYKESIEKLSVTLETLAGQSLGGRQIFVVLALEGAEEGARDKAAVLEEKYGKRFGFFLATFHPPNIHGEVRGKSSNEAWAARHAKRKFVDEMGYDIDHLTVTSCDADTQFPVNYYACLTYKFATHPQRYRRFWQAPVFLYNNIWDVPAPLRLPNALGSLNHLVRLTRRYAVRFPQSTYSLSLRMADEVGYWDVDVIPEDWHMFLKCFFRLNGEVEVEPIHLPLGNDGVRSQGYFKTFFAHYEQARRHCWGAIDISYAVRNCFAHPEIPLLKRLRRTWSVFENHVLWSSQWFLITVGRLIPAVVAIVIGMDAVPEWFSPLSAKILFPCIVPLAVMAGYDTFMRPPRPRHFPLWLLPVQYGQWFLMAAITFFFSALPALDAQIRLMLGKRLEYKVTEKA from the coding sequence GTGGCTGTCACAGGGCCGGCGGCAATTAGTGCGACGTGGCCTGCGCCGCAGGTCGCCCTTCCCGGCGCCGACGCCATCGCTTTCCCGGTGGGCAAAGAGCTGCGCGAACGGCTCGCGCAGCGGCTCCTCGAGATTCTTCCCGGCGCGGCAGCGCTGTTCCTCATCACGTCGCTCGTCTGGGGCACGTTCCTGGTGCCGCTGCCCCTGGCGATCATGCTGCTTGCGTTCGATGTCTATTGGTTGTGGCGGTCGGTCAACGGCGCCATCCATATCGTGCGAGGCCATTCCGTGCTCAAGCGGGAAGCAAAGGTGGACTGGCGCGAACGCTACGAAGCGGCGAAGGCGGCGGGCAAAGCCTACCTCCGCTGGGAAGACGTGCGCCACGTGGTCATCATCCCCAGTTATAAGGAAAGCATCGAAAAGCTCTCCGTGACGCTGGAGACACTCGCCGGCCAGTCGCTCGGCGGAAGGCAGATATTCGTCGTCCTGGCGCTCGAGGGAGCCGAGGAGGGCGCGAGGGACAAGGCAGCCGTGCTCGAGGAGAAGTACGGGAAACGTTTCGGCTTCTTTCTTGCCACGTTCCATCCGCCCAACATTCACGGCGAGGTCCGCGGGAAGTCCTCCAACGAAGCGTGGGCGGCCCGTCACGCGAAACGGAAGTTCGTGGACGAGATGGGCTACGATATCGATCATCTCACGGTCACCAGTTGCGACGCGGACACTCAGTTTCCTGTCAACTACTACGCCTGCCTCACCTACAAGTTCGCCACTCACCCTCAGCGGTACCGCCGCTTCTGGCAGGCGCCCGTCTTCCTCTACAACAACATCTGGGATGTGCCGGCTCCGCTGCGGCTGCCAAATGCCCTCGGTTCGCTTAACCATCTTGTGCGGCTCACGCGCCGGTACGCCGTGCGCTTCCCGCAGTCCACGTACAGCCTCAGTCTTCGTATGGCCGACGAAGTCGGTTATTGGGACGTGGACGTGATCCCCGAAGACTGGCACATGTTCCTGAAGTGCTTTTTCCGTCTGAACGGAGAAGTCGAGGTCGAGCCCATCCACTTACCTTTGGGCAACGATGGGGTCCGCAGCCAGGGTTACTTCAAGACGTTCTTCGCCCACTATGAGCAAGCGCGGCGCCACTGCTGGGGCGCAATCGATATTTCCTATGCGGTCCGCAACTGCTTCGCCCACCCTGAGATACCGCTCTTGAAGCGGCTGCGGAGGACGTGGAGCGTCTTTGAGAACCACGTCCTGTGGTCGAGCCAGTGGTTCCTTATCACGGTGGGGCGTCTCATACCGGCGGTGGTGGCTATCGTCATTGGGATGGACGCGGTGCCGGAATGGTTCAGCCCGCTTTCGGCGAAGATACTCTTTCCGTGCATCGTGCCCCTGGCCGTGATGGCCGGCTACGACACGTTCATGCGCCCACCGCGCCCGCGGCACTTCCCTCTGTGGCTGCTGCCGGTGCAGTACGGGCAGTGGTTTCTTATGGCGGCGATCACGTTCTTCTTTTCGGCGCTGCCGGCTCTCGACGCGCAAATACGGCTGATGCTCGGAAAGCGGCTGGAATACAAGGTAACGGAGAAAGCCTGA
- a CDS encoding DUF362 domain-containing protein, with the protein MNPDNAAATVRSSLGELPLDSSGAPIGAARIDPQKSYAEIPALLKQVIDEDSAAAWASIREKIDYTYEGIDAALGSLDEATGFDAWLRDELRCGKKLLFKPNLVTPMCIDPITHGEGLGLVACTAWPFVAALMRWFHDRLDVSYHQMALGEAPSALSGMAGRFSILSGKRVTTEAAIEGRSGDFYGGWGFYFVRRYLAETHDSSHDDDPMKGYEDSVEGRYLPPGRANDRLPVYDLNRIQDIPSKGRDIPVPHPANFDSITIHKAVVGGEPSDDADMRDYPGCVLVNVPKLKVHALALLTNAVKNLGIGLYPMEAAGNDDVASTQWKYSSPLAPVPGMKSRVPHAVWVLEADDETGLPKRDAAGNLMAKRTEGLSGTMVDIIEAVQDQGVFIINAVDAIEATNVDHTSGIMGLKAPEGYVFASLDAVALDLLCARYMFKTVPAAEARRIQKERGLASEFLQRVPLPRVDGQNIVTDTGVDSPLSRYKLFDYARKRGIGGPDYHVIGRDLVAGGRLASLQGHLGRVDGSRFDELITDTFFFDASKILWDLQATVLAYAAANDALTGSDYHRSLVRAFDENGDGVIDYDEIGKKGIVEVMLFSGGSGVHLMATDPAGMLRGAFRSRANTIRWGRPEFNQGGIDVLKEYQDAALAMIAYRMSQLEAEAADPFCPGLTWGNGKWPTVQLARHIALGSTIYGLGYPLSMNIMSLYGAAFQHADRVYNGGRYTGDFSLLADPASLDNYLNDVKAGKDALPFTLYVPSGYGQCAGGPAPNVVETDDVEMMFSAAFAGGQEIW; encoded by the coding sequence TTGAACCCCGATAACGCTGCCGCCACCGTCCGCTCATCCCTGGGAGAACTCCCTCTCGACTCCTCCGGCGCGCCCATCGGCGCCGCCCGCATCGATCCGCAGAAGTCGTATGCTGAGATTCCCGCGCTCCTGAAACAGGTGATCGACGAGGACAGCGCCGCCGCCTGGGCGTCGATCAGGGAGAAGATCGACTACACGTATGAGGGCATCGACGCCGCGCTCGGGTCGCTCGATGAGGCGACCGGCTTCGACGCGTGGCTGCGCGACGAACTGCGGTGCGGCAAGAAGCTGCTGTTCAAGCCCAACCTGGTCACGCCCATGTGCATCGACCCCATCACCCACGGCGAGGGACTGGGGCTGGTGGCCTGCACCGCCTGGCCGTTCGTCGCCGCCCTCATGCGCTGGTTCCACGACAGGCTCGACGTCTCTTACCACCAGATGGCCCTCGGCGAGGCGCCAAGCGCCCTCTCGGGCATGGCCGGCAGGTTCAGCATCCTCAGCGGCAAGCGCGTGACCACCGAGGCTGCGATTGAAGGACGCAGCGGCGACTTCTACGGCGGATGGGGCTTCTACTTCGTTCGCCGCTACCTGGCAGAGACGCACGATTCCTCGCATGATGACGACCCCATGAAGGGCTACGAGGACAGCGTCGAGGGACGCTACCTCCCGCCCGGTCGGGCGAACGACCGCCTCCCCGTCTACGACCTCAACCGCATCCAGGACATCCCCTCGAAGGGGCGGGACATACCCGTACCTCACCCCGCAAACTTCGACAGCATCACCATCCACAAGGCGGTTGTCGGCGGAGAGCCCTCCGATGACGCCGACATGCGCGACTATCCCGGCTGCGTGCTCGTCAACGTCCCCAAGCTCAAGGTGCATGCCCTCGCCCTCCTCACCAACGCTGTGAAGAACCTGGGGATAGGCCTCTACCCCATGGAGGCGGCCGGCAACGACGATGTCGCCAGCACGCAGTGGAAGTACAGCTCGCCGCTGGCGCCGGTGCCCGGCATGAAGAGCCGCGTCCCCCACGCCGTCTGGGTGCTGGAGGCCGATGACGAGACCGGCCTCCCGAAACGCGACGCCGCCGGCAATCTTATGGCAAAGCGGACTGAAGGACTCTCCGGCACGATGGTCGACATCATCGAGGCCGTCCAGGACCAGGGTGTCTTCATCATAAACGCGGTGGACGCCATCGAGGCTACGAACGTCGACCACACATCCGGGATCATGGGGCTGAAGGCGCCGGAGGGGTACGTCTTCGCCTCCCTCGACGCCGTCGCCCTCGACCTCCTGTGCGCGCGCTACATGTTCAAGACGGTGCCGGCGGCAGAGGCGAGGCGCATCCAAAAGGAGCGGGGGCTTGCCTCCGAGTTCCTCCAACGCGTGCCGCTGCCGCGGGTCGATGGGCAGAACATAGTCACCGATACCGGCGTGGACTCACCCCTTTCGCGCTACAAACTGTTCGACTATGCGCGCAAGCGGGGCATCGGCGGCCCCGACTATCATGTGATCGGCCGTGACCTGGTCGCGGGCGGACGCCTCGCCTCGCTGCAGGGGCACCTGGGCCGGGTCGACGGGTCGCGGTTCGACGAGCTCATCACCGATACCTTCTTTTTCGATGCGAGCAAGATACTCTGGGACCTGCAAGCGACGGTGCTCGCTTATGCCGCCGCCAACGACGCCCTCACCGGCTCCGACTACCACCGCTCGTTGGTCCGCGCCTTCGACGAGAACGGTGACGGCGTCATCGATTACGACGAGATAGGAAAGAAGGGCATCGTAGAGGTGATGCTCTTCAGCGGCGGCAGCGGTGTCCACCTGATGGCAACCGATCCGGCAGGCATGCTGCGCGGCGCCTTCCGCTCACGGGCCAACACCATCCGGTGGGGCCGCCCGGAGTTCAACCAGGGCGGCATCGACGTGCTGAAAGAGTACCAGGATGCCGCGCTGGCCATGATCGCGTACAGGATGTCGCAACTCGAAGCCGAGGCGGCGGACCCCTTCTGCCCCGGGCTGACGTGGGGCAACGGAAAGTGGCCGACCGTGCAGCTTGCCCGCCACATTGCGCTCGGCAGCACGATTTACGGTCTCGGCTACCCGCTGAGCATGAACATCATGTCGCTTTACGGCGCCGCTTTCCAGCATGCCGATAGGGTCTACAACGGGGGACGCTACACAGGCGACTTCTCTCTGCTCGCCGATCCCGCCAGCCTGGACAACTACCTGAACGACGTCAAGGCGGGCAAAGACGCGCTGCCGTTTACGCTGTACGTCCCCAGCGGCTATGGCCAGTGCGCCGGCGGCCCGGCGCCCAACGTCGTCGAGACGGACGACGTCGAGATGATGTTCTCGGCCGCGTTCGCCGGCGGACAGGAGATCTGGTAG
- a CDS encoding class F sortase, whose product MPLTQNSLYWPGLVPNAVHHWRINTLIDGQWYTSFAGTFTTPACGTGTGEAPPAGMRMVIPRIGVNAPVNVRVVGPDGVMGSPNGRFDVIWYDFGMYPGMGGFPGVPKTNALFSGHVDYHPHYTAVFWDLRQLVPGDIIDVYLLDGTLVRYAVQWTSWIPHNDNFSRFAVRTGEDILTIVTCGGTFDPATRNYSNRLVVRAIRVL is encoded by the coding sequence ATGCCTTTGACGCAGAACAGCCTTTATTGGCCGGGCCTTGTGCCGAACGCGGTCCATCACTGGCGCATCAATACGCTCATAGACGGGCAGTGGTACACGTCTTTCGCGGGAACATTCACTACTCCCGCCTGCGGCACGGGCACGGGCGAGGCGCCGCCGGCAGGCATGAGGATGGTGATCCCCCGTATCGGCGTCAACGCACCGGTGAACGTGCGCGTCGTGGGGCCCGATGGCGTGATGGGCTCGCCCAACGGCCGCTTTGACGTCATCTGGTACGATTTCGGCATGTACCCGGGCATGGGCGGCTTCCCCGGCGTGCCGAAGACGAACGCCCTCTTCTCCGGCCATGTCGATTACCATCCCCACTACACGGCCGTGTTCTGGGACCTGCGGCAACTGGTGCCCGGCGACATAATCGACGTCTATCTGCTCGATGGGACGCTCGTGCGCTACGCGGTGCAGTGGACGAGCTGGATACCGCACAACGACAACTTCTCGCGGTTTGCCGTGAGGACGGGCGAAGACATACTGACAATCGTCACCTGCGGAGGGACGTTCGACCCGGCCACACGCAACTACAGCAACCGGCTAGTCGTGCGGGCTATCCGCGTCTTGTAG
- a CDS encoding nitroreductase family protein yields METYSTIVSKRDTRQYTDRPISDESLRRILQAGRMAGSSKNSQPCRFIVVRDAERKKELSACGQFAAYIPSAPVVIVVAMSPDGRDFDAGRATQNMMLAAWAEGITSCPVTLHDAACARRVLGLPEGHWVAIAIPFGYPPEGALQTLGQRRLPLENLVHYERW; encoded by the coding sequence ATGGAGACCTACAGCACCATCGTCAGCAAGCGCGACACGCGCCAGTACACAGACAGGCCCATCTCCGACGAGTCGCTGCGCCGCATCCTCCAGGCGGGGCGCATGGCCGGCAGCTCCAAGAACTCGCAGCCCTGCCGCTTCATCGTCGTCCGGGACGCTGAGCGCAAGAAGGAGCTATCGGCCTGCGGGCAGTTCGCAGCCTACATCCCGAGCGCGCCCGTCGTCATCGTCGTCGCCATGTCGCCCGATGGCCGCGACTTCGACGCCGGACGCGCGACCCAAAACATGATGCTGGCAGCCTGGGCGGAGGGAATCACTTCCTGTCCCGTCACTCTGCATGACGCCGCCTGCGCGCGCCGCGTCCTCGGTCTGCCCGAGGGCCACTGGGTCGCTATAGCCATCCCCTTCGGCTATCCTCCGGAGGGCGCGCTGCAGACGTTGGGCCAGCGCCGTCTGCCGCTGGAAAATCTCGTCCACTACGAGCGCTGGTAA